One Aneurinibacillus migulanus genomic region harbors:
- a CDS encoding D-alanyl-D-alanine carboxypeptidase family protein, giving the protein MWRKTICAFCSAFLLLYNSSMMIPRALADSSPPAVIGKHAIVMEADTGEVLFEKASSEKAYPASLTKVLTAILLDEKVQDNATVTTSLSASEQEGSNRYFLLNPGEQLSKRDALYAMMVISANDAAMAVAEHIAGSKEKFAQLMNEKSEQLGLKNSHFVTPNGLHDPAHYTTAYDVALLVREALKHPKVLKAMGTKETDIHTNMREVHIKNPSKIHDNPLVIAGKTGFTRAAGNNLVEVFEENGIRYIAVDMQSNQVDEYEDIQKMVAYAKNKMKLITVKEKGDVIGEQVIFGSPVPFALAEPIHIPQRTDAGPSYELRTRWTTPTEGVTKGQLGGYVDVYYKGKQLESVPLLAQASVSPSGTDFLKKDYPVLVGGGVLIFLFGCILLYYRKKSYQLS; this is encoded by the coding sequence ATGTGGAGAAAAACAATTTGCGCTTTCTGCAGTGCATTTCTTCTTTTATATAACAGCAGCATGATGATACCTAGAGCTTTGGCCGATTCTTCCCCTCCTGCTGTTATAGGAAAGCATGCCATTGTTATGGAAGCGGATACCGGAGAAGTATTATTCGAGAAGGCTTCCAGTGAAAAAGCATATCCAGCGAGCCTTACCAAGGTTTTGACCGCTATCTTGTTGGATGAAAAGGTACAGGACAATGCGACGGTTACCACCAGTCTGTCGGCTTCGGAGCAAGAGGGGAGCAACAGGTATTTCTTGCTGAATCCCGGAGAGCAGCTATCGAAAAGAGATGCTTTGTATGCAATGATGGTAATTAGTGCTAATGATGCAGCTATGGCAGTGGCCGAACATATAGCGGGCTCAAAGGAGAAGTTCGCGCAGTTAATGAACGAGAAAAGTGAACAGCTAGGATTGAAAAACTCGCATTTCGTTACGCCGAACGGTTTGCATGATCCGGCGCACTATACGACAGCGTATGATGTAGCCCTTCTCGTCCGTGAAGCATTGAAGCATCCAAAGGTGTTAAAAGCAATGGGGACAAAAGAGACGGATATCCATACGAACATGAGAGAGGTTCATATAAAAAACCCTAGCAAAATCCATGATAATCCGCTTGTCATCGCCGGGAAAACGGGATTTACCCGTGCGGCTGGAAATAACCTTGTGGAAGTATTCGAAGAGAACGGTATACGCTATATTGCCGTTGATATGCAGTCCAATCAAGTAGATGAATATGAAGATATTCAAAAAATGGTAGCGTACGCGAAAAATAAAATGAAGCTAATAACGGTAAAAGAAAAAGGGGATGTTATAGGAGAACAAGTAATTTTCGGTTCACCTGTACCTTTCGCTTTAGCGGAACCGATCCATATACCGCAACGTACAGATGCGGGCCCTTCCTATGAGTTACGCACACGTTGGACGACCCCGACGGAAGGCGTTACAAAAGGGCAGCTTGGCGGATATGTCGATGTGTACTATAAAGGCAAACAGTTAGAAAGCGTGCCGCTTCTTGCCCAAGCGAGCGTATCGCCCTCTGGGACCGATTTTTTAAAGAAAGACTATCCGGTCCTAGTTGGGGGAGGCGTTCTGATTTTTTTATTCGGTTGTATACTATTATATTATCGGAAAAAAAGCTATCAGCTTTCCTAA
- a CDS encoding (2Fe-2S)-binding protein encodes MSAKKVKISVKVNGVQRTTEVEPRLLLVHYLRDVLDLTGTHVGCDTTQCGACTVMLNDEAVKSCTVLAVQADGGEVTTVEGLGSMEQLHPIQEGFWEKHGLQCGFCTPGVMMATMGLLQENPEPTEKEIREGLKGVICRCTGYQYIVSAIQDAAQRMAEAKREEKVGTLHTGGGK; translated from the coding sequence GTGTCTGCAAAAAAAGTGAAGATTTCAGTAAAAGTAAACGGGGTTCAGCGTACGACAGAAGTGGAGCCGCGCTTGCTGCTTGTTCACTATTTGCGCGATGTACTAGATTTGACGGGAACACATGTCGGCTGTGATACGACGCAGTGCGGAGCCTGTACGGTTATGTTAAATGACGAAGCTGTCAAATCCTGTACCGTTCTTGCTGTTCAGGCGGACGGGGGAGAAGTAACGACAGTGGAGGGGCTTGGCAGCATGGAGCAGCTGCACCCGATTCAGGAAGGGTTTTGGGAAAAGCATGGACTGCAATGTGGATTTTGTACGCCAGGTGTCATGATGGCTACGATGGGTCTACTGCAAGAAAATCCAGAGCCTACGGAAAAGGAAATCCGTGAAGGCCTCAAGGGTGTAATATGCCGTTGTACAGGTTATCAGTATATCGTTAGCGCAATCCAAGATGCGGCACAGCGTATGGCCGAAGCCAAACGTGAGGAAAAGGTCGGAACTCTACATACGGGAGGAGGCAAATAA
- a CDS encoding fumarylacetoacetate hydrolase family protein — protein sequence MSKATVKFRGRPEADKAEVNTQDSTVELGGKHYGIDRLPWDAPVSGTIYGALLNYKGALAALGEAINEAPYKEAPKAPVLYIKPANTVIGYGMPIPLPADVSELEMGAALGIVIGRTATRVSEVQALEYIEGYTVVNDVSIPHDSVYRPAVSQKTRDGFCPVGPWVIDRDAVANPDSLGVRVLINGELRQENTTTNLIRSVACLIADVTDFMTLNAGDMLLVGVPEGAPLAKAGDHVRIEIDGVGCLENTIVHEDELVLGELL from the coding sequence ATGAGTAAGGCAACGGTTAAGTTTCGCGGCAGGCCGGAAGCAGACAAAGCTGAGGTGAACACGCAGGACAGTACTGTCGAGCTAGGCGGCAAGCATTATGGCATTGATAGGCTGCCATGGGATGCTCCTGTATCAGGTACAATCTACGGTGCCCTGCTGAATTATAAGGGTGCGCTCGCTGCGTTGGGGGAAGCAATCAACGAGGCGCCCTACAAGGAGGCGCCAAAAGCACCTGTCTTATATATTAAACCAGCGAATACCGTCATTGGTTATGGCATGCCGATTCCGCTGCCTGCTGATGTTTCAGAACTGGAGATGGGTGCAGCGTTAGGTATAGTGATCGGTCGCACGGCGACCCGTGTGAGCGAGGTTCAGGCGTTGGAATATATAGAAGGCTATACAGTGGTCAATGATGTCAGCATTCCGCATGACAGCGTATATCGTCCTGCAGTGAGCCAGAAGACACGTGATGGTTTCTGTCCGGTCGGTCCATGGGTGATTGACCGTGATGCCGTTGCCAATCCAGACTCATTAGGTGTACGTGTGTTAATTAACGGTGAATTGCGTCAAGAAAACACAACCACAAACCTTATCCGTTCTGTTGCATGTCTGATTGCTGACGTTACAGATTTTATGACGCTAAATGCTGGAGATATGTTACTCGTGGGGGTGCCGGAGGGTGCCCCACTGGCGAAGGCGGGGGATCATGTTCGGATTGAAATTGATGGTGTTGGCTGCCTGGAGAATACCATTGTACATGAGGACGAACTAGTACTGGGGGAATTATTATGA
- a CDS encoding 5-carboxymethyl-2-hydroxymuconate Delta-isomerase, whose amino-acid sequence MPHFIIEYTDNIKAEADISGLLEKTNNVLISHGNIFPIGGIRSRAIEIHDYRVADGSENDAFVHATLKIGAGRSEADKKAICDELFEVIKAHFAYLFAKRYLALSMELIEFSEAGTYKHNNIHARFKK is encoded by the coding sequence ATGCCACACTTCATCATCGAATATACAGACAACATCAAGGCTGAAGCAGATATCTCTGGTTTACTTGAAAAAACCAATAATGTTCTAATTTCTCATGGCAATATTTTTCCGATAGGCGGCATTCGTTCGAGAGCCATTGAGATCCATGATTATCGTGTAGCTGACGGAAGTGAGAATGATGCGTTCGTCCATGCGACTCTTAAGATTGGCGCGGGACGTTCGGAGGCAGATAAAAAGGCGATCTGTGATGAACTCTTTGAGGTGATAAAGGCACATTTTGCCTACCTGTTCGCCAAACGTTACTTGGCGCTGTCCATGGAGTTAATCGAATTCAGTGAGGCCGGTACTTATAAGCACAATAATATTCATGCTCGTTTCAAGAAATAG
- a CDS encoding xanthine dehydrogenase family protein molybdopterin-binding subunit, whose translation MASMIGTRIKRKEDPKLITGNGNFTDDIKLPGMLYAAFLRSTHAHARIKRIDVSQAVKHPGVVAIYTGGDLVGRMKSVPTSWYVPGCNLKAKDRSPLAVDKVLYVGEGVAMVVAEDRYAAYDALDAIEVEYEELKAVTGQEAALKDGAPLVHEDVENNLAFLWKAGEVPDEAFANAEVVVRERYYEQRVVPNPMETRAAVAQYNSGSGDMTMWCTSQNPHIHRMVYAEVLDIPESKLRIIAPDVGGGFGAKIGVYADEAVVAYAARHLKRPVKWMEDRKEHFMATNHARDEVIEVELAGKRDGTMTALRVRNIANMGAYLSTMGAGVPTICFGLMVTGAYAIPQAAVEVYGVYTNTTPTDAYRGAGKPESAYQIERAVDAFAREIGMDPVEIRRKNFIPKEKFPYDTAMAVTYDSGDYMLTLDKALEMANYEDLRREQEELRKQGRYLGIGLSTYVELCGLGPSKVAGAIGLQFGQWENATVRVHPSGKVIVLTGASPHGQGEDTTFAQVVADKLGVPLEDIEVLHGDTQMIPMGWGTYGSRTTPVGGAAVAIAAERVTEKAKKIAAHELEVSIEDLEFSDGVFQVKGVPGHQRTFQEIARSANMAWNLPEGMEPALEAQSFFDPSNFVYPFGAHICVVEVDSNTGQIELKRYIAVDDVGRVINPMIAEGQVHGGLAQGIGQALWEGAVYGENGQLVSGTFMDYTMPKADFFPVLETVFTETPSPVNPLGAKGVGETGTTASPPAVVNAVLDALRPFGITHLDMPLTPEKVWKAMQKGRKEA comes from the coding sequence ATGGCAAGCATGATTGGAACGCGGATCAAACGTAAAGAAGATCCTAAGCTGATTACCGGTAACGGGAATTTCACGGACGATATTAAGCTTCCTGGCATGTTGTATGCGGCGTTTCTGCGAAGTACGCATGCCCATGCCCGAATTAAGCGGATCGATGTCAGTCAGGCTGTAAAGCATCCAGGTGTTGTAGCGATCTATACAGGAGGGGACCTGGTTGGAAGGATGAAGTCTGTACCGACATCCTGGTACGTGCCAGGTTGCAACCTGAAAGCGAAAGATCGTAGCCCCCTTGCAGTCGATAAGGTGCTGTACGTAGGTGAGGGAGTGGCTATGGTAGTAGCGGAGGATCGCTATGCGGCATACGATGCACTCGATGCGATCGAGGTGGAGTATGAAGAACTGAAGGCCGTTACCGGACAGGAGGCGGCGCTGAAGGATGGCGCGCCACTAGTGCATGAAGATGTGGAGAATAATCTTGCTTTTCTTTGGAAAGCGGGAGAAGTGCCGGATGAAGCATTCGCCAATGCAGAAGTTGTGGTCCGTGAGCGGTATTATGAACAGCGGGTTGTACCGAATCCGATGGAAACGAGAGCAGCTGTAGCTCAATACAATTCGGGTAGCGGAGATATGACGATGTGGTGTACATCACAGAATCCGCACATTCACCGGATGGTATATGCGGAGGTGCTTGATATCCCGGAATCCAAGCTGCGTATCATAGCGCCCGATGTCGGCGGCGGATTCGGAGCCAAAATCGGTGTGTATGCCGATGAAGCGGTCGTAGCTTATGCCGCCCGTCATCTCAAGCGACCTGTCAAATGGATGGAAGATCGCAAAGAACACTTTATGGCTACAAACCATGCCCGCGATGAAGTCATTGAAGTGGAATTGGCTGGAAAACGTGATGGCACGATGACGGCGTTACGTGTTCGCAATATAGCCAATATGGGAGCCTATTTATCCACGATGGGCGCAGGCGTTCCGACCATCTGCTTTGGTCTGATGGTGACCGGTGCCTATGCTATTCCACAGGCAGCGGTAGAAGTATATGGCGTGTATACGAATACGACGCCGACCGATGCATATCGCGGCGCAGGAAAGCCAGAGTCAGCATACCAAATCGAGCGTGCGGTTGATGCATTCGCGCGCGAGATTGGCATGGACCCTGTAGAAATAAGACGCAAAAATTTCATTCCGAAAGAGAAGTTTCCTTACGATACTGCGATGGCAGTTACGTATGACAGCGGAGATTACATGTTGACATTGGACAAGGCTCTGGAGATGGCGAACTATGAAGACCTGCGCCGAGAACAGGAAGAATTACGCAAGCAAGGACGCTATCTGGGAATTGGGCTTTCCACCTATGTAGAATTGTGTGGGCTCGGACCATCCAAGGTAGCTGGAGCCATCGGTCTGCAGTTCGGACAGTGGGAGAATGCCACTGTACGGGTACATCCATCCGGTAAGGTGATCGTACTTACAGGTGCTTCGCCGCACGGTCAGGGGGAAGATACGACATTCGCCCAGGTTGTGGCGGATAAGCTCGGTGTGCCGCTTGAAGATATCGAGGTATTGCACGGCGATACGCAGATGATCCCAATGGGGTGGGGCACATACGGGTCGCGTACGACACCGGTGGGTGGCGCAGCCGTAGCCATTGCAGCAGAACGTGTAACCGAAAAAGCAAAGAAAATCGCCGCCCATGAGTTGGAGGTGTCCATCGAAGATCTTGAATTTTCCGATGGTGTTTTTCAGGTGAAGGGTGTGCCTGGACACCAGCGTACATTCCAGGAAATCGCCAGATCGGCTAATATGGCCTGGAACCTGCCGGAAGGAATGGAGCCCGCGCTTGAAGCCCAATCATTCTTCGATCCATCGAATTTCGTATACCCGTTCGGCGCTCATATCTGTGTGGTGGAAGTGGATTCGAATACGGGACAAATTGAATTAAAGCGCTATATTGCGGTCGATGACGTAGGACGCGTCATTAATCCGATGATTGCTGAAGGTCAGGTGCATGGAGGACTGGCCCAGGGAATTGGGCAAGCATTATGGGAAGGGGCGGTGTACGGGGAGAATGGTCAGCTCGTATCCGGTACATTCATGGATTATACGATGCCTAAAGCCGATTTCTTTCCTGTGCTGGAGACCGTCTTTACTGAAACGCCTTCCCCGGTTAATCCACTAGGTGCTAAAGGTGTTGGCGAGACGGGAACGACAGCCTCTCCACCAGCGGTCGTCAACGCCGTATTGGACGCTTTGCGACCATTTGGTATCACGCATCTGGATATGCCGCTGACGCCTGAGAAAGTTTGGAAAGCGATGCAGAAAGGGAGGAAGGAAGCATGA
- a CDS encoding fumarylacetoacetate hydrolase family protein yields the protein MKRARVAYSGAIHGAVEVDDRLKLDDGRIVDENEVVWLPPVQPRTVFALGLNYADHAKELAFKAPTEPLVFLKGPNTFVGHRAQTRRPADATYMHYECELAVVIGRPARKVKREDAYSYVAGYTVSNDYAIRDYLENYYRPNLRVKNRDTCTPIGPWLVDANDVDDPMNVTLRTYVNGNLTQEGTTRDMIFDIPALIEYLSSFMTLNEGDIILTGTPEGLVDTAVGDEIVTEIEGIGRLVNTIVGDDSFPKS from the coding sequence ATGAAACGGGCACGAGTAGCATATTCTGGTGCAATCCATGGTGCTGTCGAAGTAGATGATCGTCTCAAACTGGATGATGGCCGTATAGTAGATGAAAATGAAGTAGTCTGGCTACCACCAGTGCAGCCCCGCACCGTATTCGCTCTTGGCTTGAACTATGCCGATCATGCTAAAGAACTAGCATTCAAAGCTCCAACAGAGCCGCTGGTCTTCTTGAAAGGACCGAATACGTTCGTCGGTCATCGTGCCCAGACCCGTCGTCCTGCGGATGCGACTTACATGCACTATGAATGTGAACTGGCGGTTGTGATTGGACGCCCGGCTCGCAAGGTCAAGCGTGAGGACGCTTATAGTTATGTGGCGGGTTATACGGTCTCGAATGATTATGCCATCCGAGACTATCTGGAAAACTACTACCGTCCTAACCTAAGGGTGAAAAACCGTGACACCTGCACACCGATTGGACCATGGCTCGTAGATGCCAACGATGTAGATGATCCAATGAACGTAACATTAAGAACCTATGTTAACGGCAATTTAACGCAGGAAGGAACGACAAGGGATATGATTTTTGACATTCCTGCTCTGATCGAGTATTTGAGCAGTTTTATGACCCTGAATGAAGGCGATATTATTCTGACTGGAACTCCTGAAGGGCTGGTCGATACGGCAGTCGGTGATGAAATCGTCACCGAAATCGAAGGCATTGGGCGGTTGGTCAACACAATTGTTGGCGACGATTCTTTTCCGAAATCCTAA
- a CDS encoding CoxG family protein — MPREVVWNVIQDEDALRASLPGCKAFEHGEDDVYHAEMGVSIGPVKGIFTGEVQQINQEEPSYYRLLVRGKGKPGEIDAVADMKLDEAEQGTKLTCSADVQVTGVLASVGQRIMNGAAKVVLGQFFKAMDKEMKQRQTQC; from the coding sequence ATGCCGAGAGAAGTAGTATGGAACGTCATTCAGGATGAAGATGCGCTTCGTGCTTCCTTGCCTGGATGCAAAGCATTCGAGCATGGAGAGGACGATGTGTATCATGCGGAGATGGGTGTAAGCATTGGTCCGGTGAAAGGCATTTTTACCGGAGAGGTCCAGCAAATAAATCAGGAGGAACCTTCTTATTATCGCCTTCTGGTACGTGGTAAAGGAAAGCCGGGTGAGATCGATGCGGTTGCTGATATGAAGCTGGACGAAGCGGAACAGGGAACCAAATTAACCTGTAGTGCTGACGTACAGGTGACAGGTGTTCTCGCTTCTGTCGGTCAACGCATTATGAATGGTGCAGCAAAAGTCGTGCTGGGACAGTTCTTTAAAGCCATGGACAAGGAAATGAAACAACGACAAACGCAATGCTAA
- a CDS encoding solute symporter family protein yields MDFKVVTLFVLIVVVTLLITYYASKKTNNASSFYTAGGGLTGWQNGFAIAGDFMSASSFLGLIGAISLIGYDGFFLMYGALVSYLVVLLLVAEPLRNLGKYTLADMIAERFQTKKVRGVTAFNALTISVFYMLAQLVAAGALFKLLLNINYEISVVIVGLVMLTFVVFGGMTATSWVQITKAFLLLGGTFLIFIMVMAKFDFNFLRVFEEMKTATPLKEAYLNPGVKYTNGLDAISLTLGLVLGTAGLPHVLSRFLTVPNAQVARKSVVYSIWIIGLFYVMVIFLGFAAAKFVGTTDIVAANPAGNMAAPLLAKILGGDTLFAVISAVSFATILAVVAGIVLTGATAFSHDFYNEIIKGGKATEKEQVRMARLASIGITVLSIVLALFVQKINVAFLASLALTVAASSNLPVILFTVYWKRFNITGAITGMLVGLFGTIILVALSPNVWSAEAGKALFVGTPIFPLASPGIVSIPLGFLGAYVGTILSTRKSMTGNFQEILVKTNTGSDVKGVSHY; encoded by the coding sequence ATGGATTTCAAAGTTGTAACCCTTTTCGTATTGATTGTTGTGGTAACCCTTCTAATTACGTATTATGCTTCTAAAAAAACGAATAATGCCAGTTCTTTTTATACAGCAGGCGGCGGCTTAACAGGTTGGCAAAACGGTTTTGCTATTGCAGGAGATTTTATGTCCGCCTCTTCTTTTTTAGGGTTGATTGGTGCGATTTCACTTATTGGATACGATGGCTTCTTTTTGATGTATGGGGCCCTCGTCTCTTATTTAGTGGTTCTTCTTTTAGTGGCGGAACCTCTTCGAAATCTTGGGAAGTATACATTAGCCGATATGATTGCAGAGCGTTTCCAAACGAAAAAAGTTCGAGGTGTAACCGCATTTAATGCGCTGACCATTTCCGTTTTTTATATGCTGGCTCAGCTTGTGGCAGCAGGTGCACTATTCAAACTTTTATTAAATATTAATTATGAAATATCGGTTGTGATTGTTGGTCTTGTTATGTTAACTTTTGTTGTTTTTGGAGGAATGACCGCTACAAGCTGGGTACAGATTACGAAGGCTTTTCTATTATTGGGCGGTACGTTTCTGATTTTTATCATGGTAATGGCAAAGTTTGATTTTAATTTTTTACGAGTATTTGAGGAGATGAAAACAGCTACCCCTCTTAAGGAGGCTTATTTAAATCCAGGTGTGAAATATACGAACGGCCTTGATGCGATTTCCTTAACGCTGGGTTTAGTATTGGGCACCGCTGGACTTCCTCATGTTCTTAGCCGTTTTCTGACGGTTCCCAATGCTCAAGTAGCACGAAAATCAGTGGTTTATTCGATTTGGATTATTGGTTTGTTTTATGTGATGGTCATCTTTTTAGGATTTGCAGCGGCTAAATTTGTAGGAACAACCGATATTGTAGCAGCTAATCCAGCTGGAAACATGGCAGCGCCGTTGTTAGCGAAAATATTAGGAGGTGATACCTTATTCGCTGTTATATCAGCTGTTTCGTTTGCGACGATTCTTGCAGTCGTAGCAGGAATTGTATTAACAGGTGCCACTGCATTTTCGCACGATTTTTACAATGAAATTATTAAAGGTGGGAAAGCAACCGAGAAAGAACAAGTTCGTATGGCAAGGTTAGCATCGATTGGGATCACTGTTCTTTCAATTGTCTTAGCTTTGTTTGTACAAAAAATAAATGTGGCATTCCTTGCATCTTTAGCTTTAACTGTAGCTGCAAGTTCCAATTTACCGGTGATTTTATTTACAGTTTATTGGAAGCGCTTTAACATAACGGGGGCTATTACAGGGATGCTTGTAGGGTTATTTGGAACCATCATTCTTGTAGCATTAAGTCCAAATGTATGGAGTGCGGAAGCGGGGAAGGCTCTCTTCGTTGGTACACCCATCTTTCCATTAGCGTCTCCAGGAATTGTGTCTATCCCCCTTGGCTTTTTAGGAGCATATGTTGGGACTATCTTGTCTACAAGAAAAAGCATGACCGGTAATTTCCAAGAAATATTAGTAAAAACCAATACTGGAAGTGATGTAAAAGGGGTTAGTCATTATTGA
- a CDS encoding DUF1516 family protein, translating to MSPDVVTILQRIHTDSWFWILLFFVLSFLLLKAGKRTPKKIVHMLLRLIALIMIVTGILMLVAYQFPIAYTVKGILAIAMVGVMEMILGMTAKGKRTGPFWAALIILVALVLLIAFRVLAF from the coding sequence GTGTCACCTGATGTAGTTACTATCTTACAGCGAATTCATACCGATTCTTGGTTTTGGATTTTGCTTTTCTTCGTATTAAGCTTTTTATTGTTAAAGGCCGGAAAAAGGACACCGAAAAAAATTGTCCACATGCTCCTGCGCCTTATAGCGCTCATCATGATTGTCACAGGAATTCTTATGCTGGTAGCTTATCAGTTCCCGATTGCATACACGGTAAAAGGCATTCTAGCCATCGCCATGGTCGGCGTAATGGAAATGATTCTTGGTATGACTGCCAAAGGCAAAAGAACAGGACCTTTCTGGGCAGCTCTCATCATTCTTGTGGCTCTGGTCCTTCTTATTGCTTTTAGGGTGCTTGCATTCTAA
- a CDS encoding DUF485 domain-containing protein has protein sequence MMELNEQIVVQNESLNYEEIAASETFKELLVAKKRFTLSTTVFFISFALLLPVLAFYTNLLTKPAIGAVSWAWVFAFAQFAMTWIICHLYVKKAAEFDEMAKQVLSQGIGGR, from the coding sequence ATGATGGAATTAAATGAACAAATAGTTGTCCAAAATGAGTCATTAAATTATGAGGAAATTGCAGCATCAGAAACATTTAAAGAACTGTTAGTTGCCAAAAAGCGGTTTACACTTTCCACTACTGTTTTTTTCATCAGTTTTGCATTGTTACTTCCTGTCTTGGCATTTTATACTAACCTCTTAACAAAACCTGCAATTGGTGCTGTTTCCTGGGCCTGGGTGTTTGCTTTTGCTCAATTTGCCATGACGTGGATTATCTGTCACTTATATGTTAAAAAAGCTGCTGAGTTTGACGAAATGGCTAAACAAGTACTTAGTCAAGGAATAGGGGGGAGATAA
- a CDS encoding polysaccharide deacetylase family protein, giving the protein MQRRKRKKTLLIWSAIVCIGVLALFNILLNPREELSAHTDNDIKTVQEAKEVNKNVDAFVEQEQDKKAEQNTEQAEKYEQQPVNKNTEEIPGLSLGKLIGSIPSKNQKIVYLTFDDGPGPYTKEMVSILNKYNIKGSFFWIGENITNELGNFGTQMIEQGHVIGSHTMHHTTLGKKDKASQKQEIQNTATYIEGKIKHPVRYFRPPYGAVNQGTREVSRELGQYLMYWQVDSLDWKLPNHPEKILENIKKEVKPGSIILMHERSQSVKILPQVIEYLQQNGYVIEPLPPVPNTVKKP; this is encoded by the coding sequence TTGCAACGGAGGAAAAGGAAAAAAACGTTACTCATTTGGTCGGCTATCGTATGTATTGGTGTTCTAGCTTTATTTAATATATTACTTAATCCGAGAGAAGAACTATCGGCGCATACGGACAATGATATAAAAACAGTTCAAGAAGCAAAAGAAGTAAACAAAAACGTAGATGCATTCGTCGAGCAAGAACAAGATAAAAAGGCGGAGCAGAACACAGAACAAGCAGAAAAATACGAACAGCAACCTGTTAATAAGAATACAGAGGAAATTCCAGGACTTTCCCTAGGAAAATTAATCGGCAGCATTCCTTCAAAAAATCAGAAAATCGTATATTTAACGTTTGACGACGGACCAGGCCCTTATACGAAAGAAATGGTCTCAATTCTAAATAAATATAATATAAAAGGCTCTTTCTTTTGGATCGGTGAGAATATCACCAATGAACTTGGTAACTTCGGAACACAAATGATAGAGCAAGGACATGTGATCGGTTCCCATACGATGCATCATACGACACTAGGAAAAAAAGACAAAGCATCCCAGAAACAAGAAATTCAAAATACGGCGACATACATAGAAGGAAAAATTAAGCATCCGGTACGTTATTTCCGTCCTCCATACGGTGCGGTAAATCAGGGAACAAGAGAAGTATCTCGTGAACTTGGGCAGTATCTGATGTACTGGCAAGTCGATAGTCTGGATTGGAAACTACCAAACCATCCGGAGAAAATCTTGGAAAATATTAAAAAAGAGGTGAAGCCTGGCTCAATTATTTTGATGCATGAACGCTCACAAAGTGTAAAAATCTTACCACAGGTCATTGAATACCTTCAACAAAACGGGTATGTAATCGAACCTTTACCTCCGGTTCCTAACACTGTAAAAAAACCGTAA